ATTAAAGTAACCGGTGCCGCTTCCGTAAGATGGGAGGATGAGGCAGGAAATATAGTGGGAAATACTGCTGAACTAACCGATGTACTACCGGGTAAATATGTTCTGAGGGCGAGTATCAGTAACGACCTGCTATCTGAATGTTCTGCAGCATCGTTTCCTATTACAATTCTCGATATAGTGCCTAAAATTACTACAGAGCAAGTGAAAATTGTAATGCCCTGTAATGATAGTAATGGATCTATCTCCAATATGACAGACCACGTCAATGCATTTACGACTGTTTACAAATGGCTGAATGAAAAGGATGAGGTGGTAGGTAACTACGCAAGTCTGACAAATGTGCCTGCCGGAACTTACAGGCTATTCGCCTATTGTACCGATGATTGTTTTGCAGTGTCTGACCCCATCGTGCTGAATAATCAGCCGCCTCCAACTATTAATGTGAGCGCAATGGTTGTTATGGCAGCTACCTGTCAGAATAATAATGGTGCTATCACTGGAATCAGTGTAACAGGTAAAACACCTTATACGTTCAGGTGGTTAAATGATCTGTCGGATGTTGCGGGTAACCAGTTAAACCTGTTAAATATCGCTCCGGGCAATTACCAGCTTGAATTAACGGATAATTCAGGATGTAGGTCTGTTACGGCTGCCCCAGTGAATGTTGTGGGTACAGGCTCTATCAGTCTTGATGCGACAAATATAGTTATTACTCCTTCAGGCTGTAAAACAATGCTGGGGTCCGTAAAGGGTTTATTACTTAACGGTGCAGATAATTATACATGGCGTAATGAAGGAGGAGATGTGGTTGGCAACACTGTGGACCTCTGTAATGTAGTGGCGGGTACTTATCAGCTGACAGCTACTAATCATCTTTCGTGTAGCGTGCAATCCCTGTGGTATACTATAGAAACCGCACCACCTGTAAACTGGTCAGTAAATGAAGATGTACATTTCCCCTCTTGTAATGAGTCTGACGGGGAAATATTAATTAATAGCATACAGGGTGGTACAGTTAAAACGTTGAGGTGGACCAGCAATAATGTGGACATACCGGGAGATGGTAATAATATAATAAATATAGGCCCGGGACAATATGCATTATATATTACTGATCAAAATAATTGTGAGCAACTGGTGTATACAACAGATATTCCCCGGCGTACTGCCCCTTCGTTAACAAGTGTGCCTTCGATTACTGACGAAACCTGTGGCAAAGGGAATGGAAGTATAGCGGCTCCCGCTATTAATGGAGAATCACCTTTTGTTTATCGCTGGTCGGATTACGATGGACTTACATTAGGAACAGCTAATGTTCTGGCAGCGTTAAAGAAAGGGCAGTTCTTTTTAGAAGTAACTGATAAATATGGTTGTAAAGTGAATACAGGGGCTTATGAAGTAAACAATGTAACGGCCGATATTGATTCCCCGGCCGATATATCTCTTGTGATAGGTAAAGGTCAATCTCCGGAAATAAAATTCACTTATACTTCTCCTGCTATATTTTCACTTTATGCGGATGCAAACTTGATGATGAAATTATATGAGAATCAATCAGGGGCATTTATGTTGCCGCCACTATTCACAGATACAAAATATTACCTCACAGCCTCGGTAGACATATGTATCAGTAAATCCGCAATCGCATATGTTAAAGTAGTGGATAAAACCGATGTATATGTACCCTCCGCATTCTCACCAAATGGCGACGGTCAGAATGATCTGTTCCGTCCCAAATATGTAAATATTGCATCGATTGATTATTTTAAAGTATATAACCGCTGGGGAACTGAAACGTTTTCTTCCAACTCTCTAAGTGCAGCATGGGATGGCTCCGGGATGCCTGCAGGTACGTATGTTTATATCATTAGTGGTAAAGATCTTTTAGGTAAAGCGTTTGTTAAGCAGGGAAGTGTATTACTGATTAAATGATTTTTAAATTGTTAAAAAATATTTGCTTTTATTGCCAGACAATATCACATCAGTATTGGTGGTAAACATTTCCGATTGGACTTATTATTTTATCATTGCATGCTAAAATGTTTTGTCCTTATTGATTAAAAAAGAGGTAAGATCCATCATATTGATGTGCGCCAAATGAACTTATATCTTAATTATTAAGAAAGAGGATGCGACTGAGGGCGATAATGAACCAGTTGGAATATTACTATTAAAAAGAGACTGCGAACATACTGTAGCGTTCATTTAAGATAATTATAACGGATTACTGATATAGTAACTCAGCTAGAACAAAACCTGCGCATTTGAGTTATCTGGTAATAAGACATTAGAAATTGTATAAAAAATTAAAAGAAGGATGTGGTTCAAAACCGGCACTGTCTATTCAAATACCCACTAAGAATCGAACCTTGCTAACAATTGATAATGAAGATAATATGAGAAATCACCAGAAGAAAAAACGCTCCAAGTCTTAGAACTTGATCCGTAGTCAGGCTGCTGTGGAGAATTCCTTAAAATAGAAAAGCTCCAAGTCCTTGAACCTGAAGCTTTCTAATTTCTCTGTGATCCCGTTGGGACTCGAACCCAAGACCCATACATTAAAAGTGTATTGCTCTACCAACTGAGCTACGGAATCTTACCCGTTTTGTATTCGGGAGTGCAAAGATAGGAATTATTTAATATCTCCCAACTTTTTAGCAACTTTTTTTAAAACATACTCACAAATTTACCTGCTCCACGGAAACAAATTCGTGTATTATCCAATATCCCGCCTATTTTTGTGCCTGCAAAAAAACACGAATGCAACAACCTTTTGAAAACAAAGTAGCCGTTATCACCGGTGGCACTTCCGGTATAGGCAAAGCCATCGCCATTGATCTGCTCCGCTCCGGTGCCAAAGTAGCCGTATGCGGCCGTAAGGAGGATGCCCTGCAGGCACTGAGTGATGAGCTGAAAACGAATGCCCTTTTCACCTATGTGGCCGATGTCAGTAAAGAGGATGATTGTAAAGCTTTTATCGGACAAACTATTGCGCATTTTGGTAAAATAGATATCCTCATCAATAATGCAGGAATTTCTATGCGTGCACTTTTTAACGGTGTCAATTTGTCTGTATTAAAGCAATTAATGGATATCAATTTCTGGGGCACTGTATATTGTACCAATTATGCCCTACCTTCTATTCTTGAGAATAAGGGAACGGTTGTAGGTGTATCTTCTATTGCTGGTTACCGCGGCCTGCCCGGCAGAACTGGTTATTCTGCCAGCAAGTTTGCCATGCAGGGTTTCCTGGAATCTTTGCGTACTGAACTCCTGCATACAGGCGTAAACGTAATGTGGGTATGTCCTGGTTTTACAGCCTCAAATATCCGCAACACTGCTCTGAATGAAAAGGGAAATGTACAGGGTGAAACGCCACTTGATGAAGGTAAACTGATGACTGCCGAAGCAGTTGCACAGGCTATCAATAAATCGATTGCTAAACGTAAACGTACATTAGTGTTAACAGGGCAGGGCAAACTGACCGTACTACTGAGTAAACTGCTGCCCGGATTCCTCGATGGATTGGTGTACAACCATTTTAAGAAGGAACCCAATTCCCCTTTAAAATAATTGAGTCTCAGTCCGGAACTGACTTTAATACAGTTCCGGACTGCACACAAATTTCATATTCAAGGCCCCAAACCCTTACCAATTCAACTTCACAGAGTTATTCACATCTGAACAAGTATTTTCATAATGACAGTCTGCCGCATCTAAATATTATCTTACTTTGCATTAAAATCAACGCCAGACTTCAATGGCATCAAATTTGAAGATAAAGCAAATCTAATAATTACGAATGTCCATTATAACACTAACATCAGATATCGGCTTACAGGATTACCTCGTCGGCGCCATGAAAGGGCAGCTGTCGCAGGACTGTCCCGGTGCTCAGTTAGTGGACGTTACTCACCAGATCTCTCCGTTCAACCTGCCGCAGGCTACGTATATCTGTAAAGGTGCTTTCGCCCATTTTGCAGCAGGAACATTTCATATAGTACTCATTAATCTGTTCGATAGAAAAGCAGATCATGTGTTGCTCGCTCAGCACAATGGTCAGTATATCGCCTGCGCAGATAACGGGCTGATTACCATGATTGCAGAGGGACTACCTGGAGTAGTTGTCAAATTACCGCTGGAGAAAGATCAGCCGAAAGATACCTTTGGTATCCTGAAGCGTTTTGCGCAGGCTTTCAACGATCTGAAAAGCGGGAAGAAATTAACTGACCTGGGAGAAAAGGCAAACGAATACGTTATTAAAAATAATTTACAGCCCATGACCGGGCAGGATTATATTGATGGTCAGATCATCCATATCGACAACTTCGAAAATGTGGTGGTGAACATCACCCGTAAGCAGTTCGAAGAGCAACGCCAGCATAGAAACTTTTCTATCTTTTTCCGCAGGGATGAAGTGATTACTTCCCTCAGTGAAAGTTATTCCGATGTACCCGAAGGGCATAAACTAGCCATGTTCAATGCGGCAGGTTACCTGGAAATTGCTATTAACAAAGGAAATGCTGCCGGTTTGTTTGGTTTACAAGGGTTCCGGAGAGATCAGTTGACAAGTCAGCAGAATACCGGGTACCAGAAACTGTCATTTTACCAGACCGTCAGAGTAATATTTAATTAAGCTTTTGCAGGCCGCCCGGCCAGCAAAAGCTTAATTCATTAAAATGACCTTAAAATATTCCACCCCAAATTCCATAAATCCCTGGAAATCTTCATTTTTTTTCACTTATTAAAGAAAAAGTTAAAACTGTTATCTCTAATTATCATAATTTGCTGCTTTTTATATTTTTGTCGGACCTAAAACATCTCTATGAATTTTAAAAGGACCAACAACATTGTGGGTTGGGTTATTTGTATCATTGCCTGCACTGTCTACATTATGACTATGGAGGCTACCGGCAGCTTATGGGACTGCGGGGAGTTTATTAGCACTGCCGCAAAGGTGCAAATACCTCACCCACCAGGTGCGCCACTTTTTGTGCTGTTGGGTAGGCTCTTTATTATTTTCTTCGGCCAAAAACATGCCGCAATTGGTGTTAACACGATGTCTGCCCTCGCCAGCGGGTTCACTATCCTCTTCCTCTTTTGGACTATTACCCACTTCGCCCGCCGCCTTATGGTTAAACCCGGCGAATCGATTTCCGGCGAAAAAATGATCGCTATCATGGGCGCAGGTATCGTAGGTGCCCTCGCTTACACTTTTTCCGACTCATTCTGGTTCTCTGCTGTGGAAGGTGAAGTTTACGCTATGTCGTCTTTCTTCACTGCCATCGTATTCTGGGCTATCCTGAAATGGGAACACGAATCAGAAGAGGCTTATGCCGACCGCTGGATCGTGTTCATCGCTTTCATGATGGGTCTCTCTATCGGTGTCCATCTGCTGAACCTCCTCACCATCCCAGCTATTGTGATGGTATATTACTTTAAACGTTACAAAGTGACCCCAATGGGTACCTTCTGGGCGTTTATGATCGGTTGTGCAATCACCGGCCTGATTCAGAAATTCATTATCCAGGATACTATCAAGGCCTCCGGTTACATGGACGTGTTCTTCGTGAACACCCTGCACCTGCCTTTCTTTACTGGTTTTTCCTTCTACTTTATTGCAATTGTTGCAGCGCTGGTATATGCCCTCAGAAATCCGAAATTCGGTATCTATGGTCCATTGATCCTGATCTCTTCTGTAATCCTCATCCCTGCATTCATTGATTCTGATGGTGGTGGAATGGTATTCTTTAAGATCCTGATTGCTGCTGCTGTTATTGCCATTCCATGGCTGATCAGGCAGTTCGGTGCAAACCTGTTATCCGCTCCTGCAGTACATGCTGTGAAGCTCACGATCTACTGTACCCTGTTCCTCTTACTGGGTTACTCAACTTATATTACCACGATGGTGAGATCTACTGCCAACCCGGCCGTGGATATGTATAATGTAGATAACCCGATCTCCCTGGTAGGCTACCTGGGTCGTGAACAGTACGGTGATTTCCCGCTGATCTATGGCCAGGTATTTACCGCCCGTCCTACTGAATATAAAGAAACCAGTAACATCTATGCCCGTGGCCTGGATGAAAATGGTAAATCTAAATATGTAGTTGCCGGCAAAAAACAGGAACCTGTTTATGCGGCAGACGATAAGATGCTGTTCCCGCGTGTGTGGGATGCGTCTAACGATCAGGGTCATGCTGAATACTATCGTAACTTCCTGGGTTTACAACAGGGAGAAAAGCCAACTTTTGTCGACAATGTGAAATTCTTCCTGGGTTACCAGGTTAACTTCATGTATTTCCGTTACTTCATGTGGAACTTTGCTGGTAAACAGAATGATACACAAGGTTATGGTAACGTGAGAGATGGTAACTGGATCTCCGGTATCTCTTTCATCGACAATTTCTTCTATGGTGATCAGTCTATGATGCCAGATTCCCTGAAGAACAACAAGGCGCATAATACCCTGTTCTTCCTGCCACTTCTCTTAGGCATCTTCGGTCTGCTGTATCATTATAAATACCACCGCCGCGATACCCTGGTAGTAGGTCTGCTGTTCTTTTTCACCGGCTTCGCGATCGTATTGTACCTGAACCAGGCTGGTAACCAGCCACGTGAACGTGACTATGCTTATGTAGGTTCATTCTATGCATTTGCCGTATGGATCGGTTTGGGTGTGCTGTCAATTTATAAATTCCTGAAGGATAAGACAAAACTGGCTGTTGCTGCGCCACTGGCGACCATTATCTGTATCCTGGCCGTACCGGTGCTGATGGGTGCACAGGAATGGGATGACCATGACCGTTCTACCAAGACGATCGCTAAAGACGTAGCAGCTGACTACCTTGAGTCCTGCGCACCGAATGCCATCCTCTTTACCGTAGGTGATAACGATACTTACCCACTGTGGTTCGCACAGGAAGTAGAAGGCATCCGTACCGATGTACGTGTGATCAACCTGAGCTTACTCGGTGTTGACTGGTATATCGATCAGGCCCGCCAGGCAATAAACCAGAGTCCGGCGATCCCAATGAGCTGGTCTGCTGACAAATACCGTGGTGAAAGCCACAACTACGTGCAGTTCTACGATGGTGGTAACTTCCCGCAGGATAAGTTCTATAACCTGAAAGAAGTAATTGACTTCATGGGTTCCACTGATCCCCGCTTAATGGTTACTACCCAGGCGAATGACCAGATGAACTACCTGCCCGTGAAAAAGCTGTTCATCCCGGTTGATAAAGCTGCAGTAATGGCATCCAAAACTGTAAGTCCATCCGACAGCGCACGTATCCTGCCGCAGCTGCCATTCGTGGTAAACAAAAATTACCTGCTGAAGAATGACCTGGCTGCACTGGATATCATTGCTACCAATGCTACCCAGGGCTGGAAGCGTCCTATCTACTTCACCAGCCCAACCGACCTGGGTCTGAACGACTACCTCCGTATGGATGGTCTGACCTACCGCCTGGTTCCGCTGAAGAAGGAAGAAAGCGATGATCCGATGGGTGCTGAGAAAAATGTGAACGTGCCGGTGATGTACGATGTAATGATGAGTAAATTCACCTTCGGTGGTGCAAATATTCCAACTACTTACTTCGACGAACCTAACCGTAAACTGCTGCAATACCTGAGAAATGCATATACCCGTCTGGGTACTGCACTGGCACTGGATAACAAGAAAGAACAGGCATTGCTGGCGTTGAATAAAGCAGATAGCAACCTGTTGCAGAGTACTTTCCCTTACGCAATGACAACACCAAGTCAGATGCATAACTACAGCTCTATGCAGACTGTATATGCTTACTACCTGGCTGGCGATAAGAAGAAGGCTGAGGAAATTGCAAGCCTGATTAAAAAGGATTGTAAACAGCAGCTGGATTACTATCGTAGTCTGCCACAGAACAGGATCACCAGTGATCTGCAACGCGATGGTCAGATGGCGCAACAGTTCATTTCATTACTTGATAGAATGAAAGCGGACTTTAGCGATTCTACTCACCGTCCGCAGCTG
This window of the Chitinophaga sancti genome carries:
- a CDS encoding T9SS type B sorting domain-containing protein; the encoded protein is MHPFFRILILFCSLFHITQTRADTFIVTSNANSGAGTLREAIGKANANGTATIDYILFNLPGTTMDNRTIRIAEELPALSSNIEIDGTTQPGTAFGVSSAKVRLLKESFIETGGFYNILTIKSADHVNIYGLNLEFQGNANGAYCISIFKSTNIVIGAAGKGNVLNAADGLISSDVQQEFANSTGIRIAYNFLGILPDGVTRVSYPYSTPDIILWGAGDVEIDHNVMCTDVRIEEYYVALVPADKRNYKIHDNIGGGDYTASSVIGYASFSMNIYPQITATGYNDYNIEVKNNQILQGSFLLGGGYGHILMQGNKVNTDRTGTTRIGNGGGIELYRNIKGLVGGDLESEKNYISGGGISCPYDDHITIKKNSIFCNDGRGISSKETVFITSYTGTIVSGTSEPDAVIEVFEANKCSAGSECQGKVYLGSTVADANGKWSYMGTFPGEVVATATNKQGSTSEFTRAAIDIGLMNITHVLCGKPGSIKGIKVTGAASVRWEDEAGNIVGNTAELTDVLPGKYVLRASISNDLLSECSAASFPITILDIVPKITTEQVKIVMPCNDSNGSISNMTDHVNAFTTVYKWLNEKDEVVGNYASLTNVPAGTYRLFAYCTDDCFAVSDPIVLNNQPPPTINVSAMVVMAATCQNNNGAITGISVTGKTPYTFRWLNDLSDVAGNQLNLLNIAPGNYQLELTDNSGCRSVTAAPVNVVGTGSISLDATNIVITPSGCKTMLGSVKGLLLNGADNYTWRNEGGDVVGNTVDLCNVVAGTYQLTATNHLSCSVQSLWYTIETAPPVNWSVNEDVHFPSCNESDGEILINSIQGGTVKTLRWTSNNVDIPGDGNNIINIGPGQYALYITDQNNCEQLVYTTDIPRRTAPSLTSVPSITDETCGKGNGSIAAPAINGESPFVYRWSDYDGLTLGTANVLAALKKGQFFLEVTDKYGCKVNTGAYEVNNVTADIDSPADISLVIGKGQSPEIKFTYTSPAIFSLYADANLMMKLYENQSGAFMLPPLFTDTKYYLTASVDICISKSAIAYVKVVDKTDVYVPSAFSPNGDGQNDLFRPKYVNIASIDYFKVYNRWGTETFSSNSLSAAWDGSGMPAGTYVYIISGKDLLGKAFVKQGSVLLIK
- a CDS encoding SDR family oxidoreductase, with protein sequence MQQPFENKVAVITGGTSGIGKAIAIDLLRSGAKVAVCGRKEDALQALSDELKTNALFTYVADVSKEDDCKAFIGQTIAHFGKIDILINNAGISMRALFNGVNLSVLKQLMDINFWGTVYCTNYALPSILENKGTVVGVSSIAGYRGLPGRTGYSASKFAMQGFLESLRTELLHTGVNVMWVCPGFTASNIRNTALNEKGNVQGETPLDEGKLMTAEAVAQAINKSIAKRKRTLVLTGQGKLTVLLSKLLPGFLDGLVYNHFKKEPNSPLK
- a CDS encoding SAM hydrolase/SAM-dependent halogenase family protein; its protein translation is MSIITLTSDIGLQDYLVGAMKGQLSQDCPGAQLVDVTHQISPFNLPQATYICKGAFAHFAAGTFHIVLINLFDRKADHVLLAQHNGQYIACADNGLITMIAEGLPGVVVKLPLEKDQPKDTFGILKRFAQAFNDLKSGKKLTDLGEKANEYVIKNNLQPMTGQDYIDGQIIHIDNFENVVVNITRKQFEEQRQHRNFSIFFRRDEVITSLSESYSDVPEGHKLAMFNAAGYLEIAINKGNAAGLFGLQGFRRDQLTSQQNTGYQKLSFYQTVRVIFN
- a CDS encoding glycosyltransferase family 117 protein: MNFKRTNNIVGWVICIIACTVYIMTMEATGSLWDCGEFISTAAKVQIPHPPGAPLFVLLGRLFIIFFGQKHAAIGVNTMSALASGFTILFLFWTITHFARRLMVKPGESISGEKMIAIMGAGIVGALAYTFSDSFWFSAVEGEVYAMSSFFTAIVFWAILKWEHESEEAYADRWIVFIAFMMGLSIGVHLLNLLTIPAIVMVYYFKRYKVTPMGTFWAFMIGCAITGLIQKFIIQDTIKASGYMDVFFVNTLHLPFFTGFSFYFIAIVAALVYALRNPKFGIYGPLILISSVILIPAFIDSDGGGMVFFKILIAAAVIAIPWLIRQFGANLLSAPAVHAVKLTIYCTLFLLLGYSTYITTMVRSTANPAVDMYNVDNPISLVGYLGREQYGDFPLIYGQVFTARPTEYKETSNIYARGLDENGKSKYVVAGKKQEPVYAADDKMLFPRVWDASNDQGHAEYYRNFLGLQQGEKPTFVDNVKFFLGYQVNFMYFRYFMWNFAGKQNDTQGYGNVRDGNWISGISFIDNFFYGDQSMMPDSLKNNKAHNTLFFLPLLLGIFGLLYHYKYHRRDTLVVGLLFFFTGFAIVLYLNQAGNQPRERDYAYVGSFYAFAVWIGLGVLSIYKFLKDKTKLAVAAPLATIICILAVPVLMGAQEWDDHDRSTKTIAKDVAADYLESCAPNAILFTVGDNDTYPLWFAQEVEGIRTDVRVINLSLLGVDWYIDQARQAINQSPAIPMSWSADKYRGESHNYVQFYDGGNFPQDKFYNLKEVIDFMGSTDPRLMVTTQANDQMNYLPVKKLFIPVDKAAVMASKTVSPSDSARILPQLPFVVNKNYLLKNDLAALDIIATNATQGWKRPIYFTSPTDLGLNDYLRMDGLTYRLVPLKKEESDDPMGAEKNVNVPVMYDVMMSKFTFGGANIPTTYFDEPNRKLLQYLRNAYTRLGTALALDNKKEQALLALNKADSNLLQSTFPYAMTTPSQMHNYSSMQTVYAYYLAGDKKKAEEIASLIKKDCKQQLDYYRSLPQNRITSDLQRDGQMAQQFISLLDRMKADFSDSTHRPQLDVPGGSVISTDDTSAQ